One window from the genome of Paracoccus marcusii encodes:
- the fucP gene encoding L-fucose:H+ symporter permease → MPKPPFVHPGMRLPFALLVTCFAAWGIAANMTDPLVQVFSRIFSMSTLQASFVQFAYYGAYFLLALPAAFINRRFSYKTGILTGLGCAVAGAFLFYPAAQAMTFGYFLAALFLLAGGLSILETSANPFVIAMGPEGNATRRLNLAQAFNPVGTNIGVFLAATLILPRLNPATDAERAAMPAATLEQIQRAELSAVMTPYVGLAFVLLVIWIAIAFLRIPTDRESIAPDAARVQFAPTLRRLLSNRHYVFGVVAQFFNVAAQTCVWTFTIQYVIAAIGGTEAQAGWYLQASLIVFLIARFVMVGVMGVIRPAALLTVMAVAGTGLCLFAATGPGLAGVWAVVAVSACLSLMFPTIYGIALHGLGDDTKFGAAGLVMAILGGATVPLIHGAVMDSHGAALSYVVPGLCFLVVAAFGLFDLRSTRHADAATQH, encoded by the coding sequence ATGCCAAAGCCCCCCTTCGTCCATCCCGGAATGCGGTTGCCCTTCGCGCTGCTGGTGACCTGCTTCGCGGCCTGGGGGATCGCGGCGAACATGACCGACCCGCTGGTCCAGGTCTTTTCGCGCATCTTCTCGATGTCGACGCTGCAGGCGTCCTTCGTCCAGTTCGCCTATTACGGGGCCTATTTTCTGTTGGCCCTGCCCGCGGCCTTCATCAACCGGCGCTTCTCCTACAAGACCGGCATCCTGACGGGCCTGGGCTGCGCGGTCGCGGGCGCCTTCCTGTTCTATCCGGCGGCGCAGGCCATGACCTTCGGGTACTTCCTGGCCGCGCTGTTCCTGCTGGCGGGGGGGCTGTCGATCCTGGAGACCTCGGCCAACCCCTTCGTCATCGCGATGGGCCCCGAGGGCAATGCCACGCGCCGCCTGAACCTGGCCCAGGCCTTCAATCCGGTCGGCACGAACATCGGCGTGTTCCTGGCCGCGACGCTGATCCTGCCGCGTCTGAACCCGGCAACCGACGCCGAACGCGCCGCCATGCCCGCCGCGACGCTGGAGCAGATCCAGCGCGCCGAACTGTCCGCGGTCATGACGCCCTATGTGGGGCTGGCCTTCGTGCTGCTGGTCATCTGGATCGCCATCGCCTTCCTGCGCATCCCGACCGACCGCGAATCCATCGCCCCCGACGCCGCCCGCGTTCAGTTCGCACCGACGCTGCGGCGGCTGCTGTCGAACCGGCATTACGTGTTCGGGGTGGTGGCCCAGTTCTTCAACGTGGCCGCCCAGACCTGCGTCTGGACCTTCACCATCCAGTACGTGATCGCCGCCATCGGCGGGACCGAGGCGCAGGCCGGATGGTACCTGCAGGCCAGCCTGATCGTGTTCCTGATCGCCCGTTTCGTGATGGTCGGCGTGATGGGCGTGATCCGCCCCGCGGCGCTGCTGACGGTGATGGCCGTGGCGGGGACGGGCCTGTGCCTGTTCGCGGCCACCGGGCCGGGGCTGGCGGGTGTCTGGGCGGTGGTCGCCGTATCGGCCTGCCTGTCGCTGATGTTTCCCACCATCTACGGCATCGCCCTGCACGGCCTGGGCGACGACACCAAGTTTGGCGCGGCGGGCCTGGTCATGGCGATCCTGGGCGGCGCGACCGTGCCGCTGATCCATGGCGCGGTCATGGATTCCCACGGCGCAGCGCTGTCCTATGTGGTGCCGGGACTGTGCTTCCTGGTCGTCGCGGCCTTCGGGCTGTTCGACCTGCGCTCGACCCGCCATGCGGACGCTGCAACGCAGCATTGA